A window of the Brassica oleracea var. oleracea cultivar TO1000 chromosome C1, BOL, whole genome shotgun sequence genome harbors these coding sequences:
- the LOC106327045 gene encoding glutamic acid-rich protein-like, whose protein sequence is MSRCFPFPPPGYEKKIRTDEADSLIKEKQKKHKKEKKDKETSKDKHKERKEKKEKHKDRKDKDRNKEKSRTSEDRNAAGVLPNTQDGEKLVGDTLQSNGSGESKFIQDLARRIRDEEEATESQSVGKIRNDDDERRVNNTHKNFAMEKRPENAACQVSSCTGQKGTEEVMFKSLEKKYEAKKMDNSRWESVVMADMPLDGGEGIKKTEPKYSTHRGSKEKKEEETEALNKIGKGKPKDVEEGPKLKERHVDTSNFRRQEDLSRDSIKNLSSEGILGKRKDLETNGFLHENGSRPNKMLRPVASPVSSVENGRKLGACQTPLKPVTELQGTLCNPDAKEHRVNGFIKSQEPKSHPSISSVKAKENGEASAKKRPHSDLKYLDQILNVPERDEVDETEEQEWLFGQSGMKLLKKPKTDSSTSSDESQQVWNQALSIESADILALPYVVPF, encoded by the exons ATGTCTCGTTGCTTCCCGTTTCCACCTCCAGGATATGAGAAGAAGATTAGAACCGATGAAGCAGACTCTTTGATAAAG GAGAAGCAAAAGAAGCACAAAAAGGAGAAGAAGGATAAAGAAACAAGCAAAGACAAGCACAAGGAACGGAAGGAGAAAAAAGAGAAACATAAAGATAGGAAAGACAAAGACCGGAATAAAGAAAAGAGCAGAACCTCAGAGGACAGAAATGCTGCTGGTGTTCTGCCGAACACACAAGACGGAGAGAAGCTTGTAGGAGATACCTTGCAGAGTAATGGTAGTGGAGAGTCTAAGTTTATACAAGACCTGGCAAGAAGGATCAGAGATGAAGAAGAAGCTACAGAGAGTCAAAGCGTGGGAAAGATTAGGAATGATGATGATGAAAGAAGAGTCAATAACACCCATAAAAACTTTGCGATGGAGAAAAGGCCTGAAAATGCGGCTTGTCAAGTATCATCTTGCACTGGTCAGAAAGGAACCGAGGAGGTCATGTTTAAATCACTGGAGAAGAAATATGAGGCAAAGAAAATGGATAATAGCCGTTGGGAAAGTGTGGTTATGGCTGATATGCCACTGGATGGTGGTGAAGGGATAAAGAAAACTGAACCAAAGTACTCAACACATAGAGGCAGTAAAGAGAAGAAAGAGGAGGAAACAGAGGCGTTAAACAAAATTGGTAAGGGCAAACCAAAAGATGTAGAGGAAGGGCCCAAGTTAAAGGAGAGACATGTAGATACTAGTAATTTTAGAAGGCAGGAGGACCTTTCAAGGGATAGCATAAAAAATCTTAGTTCAGAGGGCATTCTTGGCAAACGGAAAGATCTTGAGACAAATGGGTTCTTGCATG AGAATGGATCTAGGCCTAACAAGATGCTGAGGCCAGTTGCTTCTCCAGTATCATCCGTGGAAAATGGAAGAAAGTTGGGAGCATGCCAAACTCCTCTAAAACCTGTTACTGAGTTGCAAGGAACACTGTGTAATCCAGACGCCAAGGAGCATAGAGTTAACGGTTTCATCAAGTCTCAAGAACCCAAAAGCCATCCAAGTATATCTTCTGTGAAAGCAAAGGAGAACGGTGAAGCATCAGCAAAAAAGCGGCCTCACTCGGACTTAAAGTATTTGGATCAGATACTGAATGTACCAGAAAGGGATGAGGTTGATGAAACTGAAGAACAAGAGTGGCTTTTTGGTCAGTCTGGTATGAAATTGTTAAAGAAGCCAAAAACAGATTCTTCTACTTCATCGGATGAGAGTCAGCAAGTCTGGAACCAGGCTCTTAGTATAGAATCTGCTGACATTCTAGCTCTTCCTTATGTTGTTCCATTCTAG
- the LOC106322895 gene encoding pentatricopeptide repeat-containing protein At3g07290, mitochondrial encodes MLIHIRNPRKISSLARHALHSPNAYSSQPSHAAAAARDVAQLLKTPNWEKSTTLKSLASHLSPHIASQVISLQSNQTNTCVRFFTWISKHSSYCFSPFQKTHLLKLIISSGLYQIAHSVTLALIREFSRHEREILRLMDCFDDAGFRLNYPCYSSLLMSLAKLDLGLLAYSTYKRMEADGFLPGEIDYRTIVNALCKNGFTEPAEMFMCKIVKIGFVLDSHICTSLVLGFCRVLNLGDALRVFNVMSREEGSEPNSVTYSNLIHGLCEVGRLDEAFVFKEQMGEKGCEPSTRTYTVLIKALCDKGLVEKAFILFDEMRTKGCKANVHTYTVLIDGLCREGKVEEANGVYRKMCEDGVYPSVVTYNALINGYCKDGRIVQAFEVLAVMEKRGCKPNVRTFNELMGGLCRVGKPFKAVYLLKRMVGDGLLPDVVSYNVLIDGVCREGFMNVAYKLLGSMSSFGIEPDCVTFTGIIDGLCKQGKVDVASSFLSLMIRKGIKVDEVTCTALIDGFCKLGKTRDALFILETLCKMRLLTTPHSLNVLLDVLSKGCNVKEELAMLGKINKLGLVPSVVTYTTLVEGLIRSGDVSGSLGMLEAMKSSGCLPNVYPYTIIINGLCRFGRLEEAEKLLAAMQDSGVSPNHVTYTVMVKGYVDNGKLDRALETVSVMVERGYELNERVYSSLLHGLALSHNACMNKLISMVEELGGSTRGVYGFVVTRLCKEGRTDESNELIQTMLKRGVYIEKAIDTIIESYCGGKEQSKCVELITLVLGTGFVPSFRSFCLVIQGLKKEGESEQARELVMELLRSSGVVEKSRMLDYVECLMEGDGTGDCSEVIDQLHCKERPIF; translated from the coding sequence CTCATGCGGCGGCGGCGGCTCGCGATGTCGCGCAATTACTAAAAACCCCAAATTGGGAGAAAAGCACCACTCTCAAATCCCTAGCCTCCCACTTGAGCCCACACATCGCTTCACAAGTAATCTCCCTTCAAAGCAACCAAACCAACACGTGCGTCCGCTTCTTCACATGGATCTCCAAACACTCCTCCTACTGCTTCTCCCCATTTCAAAAAACCCACCTCCTGAAACTAATCATCTCCTCCGGTCTCTACCAAATCGCGCATAGCGTCACCCTCGCGTTGATCAGAGAGTTCAGCAGACACGAGAGAGAGATCCTGAGACTAATGGATTGTTTCGATGATGCTGGGTTCAGATTGAACTACCCTTGCTACAGCTCGCTTCTGATGTCTTTGGCTAAGCTTGACTTAGGCCTCTTGGCTTACTCGACTTATAAAAGAATGGAAGCTGATGGGTTTCTCCCTGGGGAGATTGATTACAGAACAATCGTCAACGCTCTCTGCAAGAACGGCTTTACTGAGCCTGCAGAGATGTTTATGTGCAAGATTGTTAAAATCGGGTTTGTGTTAGACTCCCATATATGCACTTCTTTGGTTCTTGGTTTTTGCCGTGTGTTGAATCTTGGAGACGCTCTTAGAGTGTTTAACGTGATGTCTAGAGAGGAAGGTTCTGAACCAAACTCTGTTACTTACTCTAATTTGATTCACGGGTTGTGTGAAGTAGGGAGACTTGATGAAGCTTTTGTGTTTAAAGAACAAATGGGTGAGAAAGGTTGTGAGCCGAGTACACGTACGTATACTGTGCTTATTAAAGCGTTGTGTGATAAGGGTTTGGTTGAGAAAGCTTTTATCTTGTTTGATGAGATGAGGACTAAAGGGTGTAAGGCGAATGTTCATACCTATACGGTTTTGATTGATGGGTTGTGTAGAGAGGGGAAGGTTGAAGAGGCTAATGGTGTTTATCGAAAGATGTGTGAGGACGGGGTGTACCCTAGCGTGGTGACTTACAACGCGTTGATTAATGGTTACTGCAAGGATGGGAGGATCGTTCAGGCTTTTGAGGTTCTTGCTGTGATGGAGAAGAGGGGTTGCAAACCGAATGTGAGGACTTTTAACGAGCTTATGGGAGGTTTGTGTAGAGTTGGGAAACCGTTTAAGGCTGTGTACCTTTTGAAGAGAATGGTTGGTGATGGTTTGTTACCTGACGTTGTGAGCTATAACGTTTTGATCGATGGGGTTTGTAGAGAAGGGTTTATGAATGTGGCGTACAAGCTTCTTGGTTCGATGAGTTCGTTTGGCATTGAGCCTGATTGTGTAACGTTTACGGGTATAATCGATGGTTTATGCAAGCAAGGGAAGGTTGATGTAGCGAGTTCGTTCTTAAGTTTGATGATTAGAAAAGGGATAAAGGTAGATGAAGTTACTTGTACAGCTCTTATCGATGGGTTCTGTAAACTCGGTAAAACTCGGGATGCGTTGTTTATACTAGAGACGTTGTGTAAGATGAGACTGTTGACGACTCCTCACTCGCTGAACGTGCTTCTCGACGTGCTGAGTAAAGGCTGTAATGTCAAAGAGGAGTTAGCGATGCTTGGGAAGATTAATAAGCTCGGTTTAGTTCCTTCTGTGGTGACCTACACAACACTTGTTGAGGGGCTGATTCGTTCAGGCGATGTTAGCGGTTCATTGGGGATGCTGGAAGCGATGAAGTCGAGTGGTTGTTTGCCGAATGTTTATCCTTACACGATCATCATCAATGGTCTTTGCCGATTTGGAAGATTGGAGGAAGCAGAGAAGCTTCTTGCTGCTATGCAAGATTCAGGAGTTTCGCCGAATCATGTTACTTATACCGTTATGGTGAAAGGATACGTCGATAATGGGAAGCTAGACCGTGCTCTAGAGACCGTTAGTGTTATGGTTGAAAGAGGATATGAACTTAACGAGCGTGTGTATTCATCTCTGCTACATGGACTTGCCTTATCTCACAATGCATGTATGAACAAGCTAATATCAATGGTTGAAGAGCTAGGTGGATCAACACGCGGAGTATATGGTTTCGTTGTCACACGGCTATGCAAAGAAGGAAGAACAGATGAGTCCAACGAACTGATCCAAACTATGCTCAAGAGAGGTGTTTATATCGAGAAGGCAATAGACACTATCATAGAATCTTACTGTGGCGGGAAGGAACAGAGCAAGTGTGTGGAGCTGATCACACTTGTTCTTGGAACCGGGTTCGTCCCGAGTTTCAGATCCTTCTGCTTAGTGATTCAAGGTTTGAAGAAGGAAGGAGAGAGTGAGCAGGCGCGTGAGCTGGTGATGGAGCTTCTGAGATCAAGTGGGGTTGTAGAGAAGAGTAGAATGTTGGATTATGTTGAGTGTCTGATGGAAGGAGATGGAACTGGTGATTGCAGTGAAGTTATTGATCAGTTGCACTGCAAAGAAAGACCTATCTTCTAA
- the LOC106326961 gene encoding GTP cyclohydrolase 1-like, which yields MGSLDEGPLNLDLEIGLKNGSFELPFEHQPETLAIQDAVKLLLQGLHEDVNREGIKKTPFRVAKALREGTRGYKQKVKEYVQSALFPEAGLDSGVGQAGGVGGLVVVRDLDHYSYCESCLLPFHVRCHIGYVPSEQRVLGLSKFSRVADVFAKRLQEPKRLADEICSALQHWVKPSGVAVVLQCSHIHFPSLDLVDSSSHDGFVRLMVSSGSGVFEDERSSLWGEFLSFLKFKGVKTQAEWCPSVKSKLFLEEDQEMVSAVVTILRSLGEDPSRKELIATPSRFLNWMMNFQNVNLEMKLLNGFNSVKANGDIREKRLHCELKMPFWSMCEHHLLPFYGVVHVGYYCTEGSNAIASSLLKSIVHFYGFKLQVQERMTRQIAEKLSPLVGGDVIVVAEAGHTCMISRGIEKFGSSTATIAVLGQFCNDSSARVAFLDKISTQQLPCKADSSSPI from the exons ATGGGGTCATTGGATGAAGGGCCTTTGAATCTAGACCTTGAGATCGGATTGAAAAACGGCTCCTTTGAGCTTCCCTTCGAGCACCAACCAGAGACTTTAGCCATCCAAGACGCCGTCAAGCTTCTCCTGCAAGGTCTTCACGAAGATGTCAACAGAGAAGGCATCAAAAAGACTCCTTTTCGCGTCGCCAAGGCCCTTCGTGAAGGCACCAGAG GTTATAAGCAAAAGGTGAAGGAGTATGTACAGAGTGCTCTGTTTCCAGAAGCAGGGCTAGATTCAGGAGTTGGGCAAGCGGGAGGAGTTGGAGGACTCGTTGTGGTTCGAGACCTCGACCACTACTCTTACTGCGAGTCTTGCTTGCTTCCTTTTCACGTCAGGTGTCACATCGGCTACGTCCCCTCAGAGCAGCGCGTCTTGGGCCTAAGCAAGTTCTCTAGAGTGGCCGACGTTTTCGCCAAGCGGCTCCAGGAGCCTAAGCGTTTGGCTGATGAGATATGCTCTGCGCTACAGCACTGGGTCAAACCGTCTGGTGTGGCTGTTGTCCTGCAATGCTCTCACATTCACTTCCCAAGCTTGGACTTAGTAGACTCGTCAAGTCATGATGGGTTTGTGAGGCTAATGGTTTCCTCCGGGTCAGGTGTTTTCGAGGATGAAAGGTCGAGTCTCTGGGGTGAGTTCTTGAGTTTCTTGAAGTTCAAAGGTGTGAAGACACAAGCTGAGTGGTGTCCGAGCGTTAAGTCTAAACTTTTTCTTGAAGAAGATCAAGAAATGGTTTCTGCGGTTGTTACCATTCTGAGATCATTAGGAGAAGATCCATCGAGGAAAGAACTCATTGCTACACCTTCTCGGTTCCTTAACTGGATGATGAACTTCCAAAACGTTAACCTCGAGATGAAGCTGCTAAACGGCTTTAACTCTGTCAAAGCCAATGGAGATATCAGAGAGAAGAGGCTGCACTGTGAGCTGAAAATGCCTTTTTGGTCAATGTGTGAGCATCACTTACTTCCTTTCTACGGAGTTGTTCATGTTGGCTACTATTGCACCGAAGGATCCAACGCTATTGCAAGCTCGCTACTGAAGTCTATTGTGCATTTTTACGGGTTCAAGCTTCAAGTGCAAGAGAGGATGACTCGGCAGATAGCTGAGAAGCTGTCTCCTCTTGTTGGTGGTGATGTGATTGTAGTAGCGGAAGCAGGGCACACTTGTATGATCTCTAGAGGGATCGAGAAGTTTGGAAGCAGCACTGCGACTATCGCGGTTTTGGGTCAGTTTTGTAATGATAGTTCAGCAAGAGTGGCGTTTCTAGACAAGATCTCCACGCAACAACTGCCTTGTAAGGCAGATTCAAGCTCCCCTATTTGA